One Streptomyces hundungensis DNA segment encodes these proteins:
- a CDS encoding nucleotide disphospho-sugar-binding domain-containing protein, with the protein MRVLILSSPESTHFTCMVPLAWALRGAGHEVLVAGQPDIIPMARSAGLNTVSVGRQFFGKDLLSPPLPPNKRPIEIVGPLTPKMTMIGSRVWVLHTRYMAPKYLEVARMFKPDLVISEIFDWAACLIGGVHRIPVVSHRWGVDPMSHLMRATAEDLLQGTCERLGIEGGLPKPDLLLDPAPPQLLVEGAPVGAPIRHIPFNGSGAVPDWLRRRGDRPRVCVTMGRQTISLGGLPMFRGIVQAFGDLPETEAVMTVQEEFVDELGTIPSNVRVIAPTPLNAFLDTTDAVVTHGGANTLLTVAGFGVPQLIMPQLVDQFEGGDLLAAADAGLTLRTAEAQNDPAQVAEAVRTLLADERIAKGASVLAETMAAMPSPAAVVRDLENLRCAY; encoded by the coding sequence ATGCGTGTACTGATCCTGAGCAGCCCCGAGTCCACCCACTTCACCTGCATGGTGCCGCTGGCCTGGGCGCTGCGCGGCGCCGGGCACGAGGTACTGGTCGCCGGACAGCCCGACATCATCCCGATGGCGCGTTCCGCGGGACTCAACACGGTCTCCGTGGGGCGGCAGTTCTTCGGCAAGGACCTGCTGAGCCCCCCGCTGCCGCCGAACAAGCGGCCCATCGAGATCGTCGGCCCGCTCACCCCCAAGATGACCATGATCGGCTCCCGGGTGTGGGTCCTGCACACCCGCTACATGGCGCCCAAGTACCTCGAAGTCGCCCGGATGTTCAAGCCGGACCTGGTCATCTCGGAGATCTTCGACTGGGCCGCCTGCCTCATCGGCGGCGTGCACAGGATCCCGGTGGTCTCGCACCGCTGGGGCGTCGACCCGATGAGCCATCTGATGCGGGCCACCGCCGAGGACCTGCTCCAGGGCACCTGTGAACGGCTCGGCATCGAGGGCGGTCTGCCCAAGCCCGATCTGCTGCTCGACCCGGCCCCGCCGCAGCTCCTCGTCGAGGGCGCGCCGGTCGGCGCCCCCATCCGGCACATCCCGTTCAACGGCAGCGGCGCGGTGCCCGACTGGCTGCGCCGGCGCGGCGACAGGCCCCGGGTCTGCGTGACCATGGGCCGCCAGACCATCTCGCTGGGCGGGCTCCCGATGTTCCGCGGCATCGTCCAGGCCTTCGGTGACCTGCCGGAGACCGAGGCGGTGATGACGGTGCAGGAGGAGTTCGTCGACGAGCTCGGCACCATCCCGTCCAATGTGCGCGTCATCGCGCCGACCCCCCTCAACGCCTTCCTCGACACGACGGACGCGGTGGTCACCCACGGCGGCGCCAACACCCTGCTCACGGTCGCCGGTTTCGGCGTCCCACAGCTGATCATGCCGCAGCTGGTCGACCAGTTCGAGGGCGGCGATCTGCTCGCCGCCGCGGACGCGGGCCTCACCCTGCGCACGGCCGAGGCGCAGAACGACCCCGCCCAGGTGGCCGAGGCGGTGCGCACCCTGCTCGCCGACGAGCGGATCGCCAAGGGCGCTTCCGTGCTCGCCGAGACCATGGCCGCCATGCCGAGCCCCGCCGCCGTCGTCCGTGACCTGGAGAACCTCCGATGCGCGTACTGA
- a CDS encoding nucleotide disphospho-sugar-binding domain-containing protein: protein MRVLIIATPVDTHFLPMLPLVRALTGAGHDVLVAGQPDVTGPAEAAGLTTATFGEAFHYQDLRRGRRPEGLRPLEVVGRPPAQQIDGAAQMWRNHAPYFLYDYLELAREWRPDLVLGDHMEFAGPVIAEVLGVPSVWHRWGTAPTSAFMLGQTRMWLGPLCERLGLDSVPEPDLTLDPAPPTLASTEAPPARPIRPEPHTGDGTPWTYTSAPGRRVAVALGGYTLDLDGAPLLRRVLDALAAAGGVEAVVSAAPRHRPAIGALPDGMTYTERTEPGLLFAGADLVVHHGGPGSTLAAAAFGVPQLVLPQLDETFIAGDRVAAAGAGISLDTAELQNDDAQLAYATTALLTEPRYREGARRLRAEVEAMPTPADTVTLLEQLTTRQEVLA from the coding sequence ATGCGCGTACTGATCATCGCCACCCCCGTCGACACGCACTTCCTGCCCATGCTGCCCCTGGTGCGGGCGCTCACCGGCGCGGGCCACGACGTGCTCGTGGCCGGGCAGCCCGATGTGACCGGGCCCGCCGAGGCGGCGGGCCTTACGACCGCCACGTTCGGCGAGGCCTTCCACTACCAGGACCTGCGCCGGGGCCGGCGTCCCGAAGGCCTGCGCCCCCTGGAGGTGGTGGGCCGCCCGCCGGCCCAGCAGATCGACGGCGCCGCCCAGATGTGGCGCAACCACGCCCCCTACTTCCTGTACGACTACCTGGAGCTGGCCCGCGAGTGGCGGCCGGACCTGGTGCTCGGCGACCACATGGAGTTCGCGGGCCCGGTCATCGCCGAGGTGCTGGGCGTCCCGAGCGTCTGGCACCGCTGGGGCACCGCCCCCACCAGCGCGTTCATGCTCGGCCAGACCCGGATGTGGCTGGGCCCGCTGTGCGAGCGGCTCGGTCTGGACTCCGTACCCGAGCCCGATCTGACGCTCGACCCGGCGCCGCCGACCCTGGCGAGCACCGAAGCACCGCCCGCCCGCCCGATCCGCCCCGAGCCGCACACCGGCGACGGCACGCCCTGGACGTACACGTCCGCCCCGGGGCGCCGGGTGGCGGTGGCGCTCGGCGGCTACACCCTGGATCTCGACGGCGCCCCGCTCCTGCGCCGCGTCCTGGACGCGCTGGCCGCGGCGGGCGGTGTGGAGGCGGTCGTCTCGGCGGCGCCCCGGCACCGGCCCGCGATCGGTGCGCTGCCCGACGGCATGACGTACACCGAACGCACCGAACCGGGCCTGCTCTTCGCGGGCGCCGACCTCGTCGTCCACCACGGCGGGCCCGGCTCCACGCTGGCCGCGGCCGCGTTCGGCGTCCCCCAGCTGGTGCTGCCGCAGCTCGACGAGACGTTCATCGCGGGCGACCGGGTCGCCGCAGCGGGCGCCGGCATCAGCCTGGACACCGCCGAGCTCCAGAACGACGACGCCCAACTCGCCTACGCCACAACGGCGTTGCTGACCGAACCCCGCTACCGCGAGGGCGCGCGGCGCCTGCGGGCGGAGGTCGAGGCCATGCCGACCCCGGCCGACACGGTCACCCTGCTCGAACAGTTGACGACACGCCAGGAGGTACTCGCGTGA
- a CDS encoding non-ribosomal peptide synthetase, protein MTVLLEPTTATRAFVRGATMHGLFQDAARRFPEAIAVSHRGAGVSYRELDAASDGYAALLQARGVRPGHLVPVLMERGTPLIAVLLALFKCGAAYSFLDARWPVDRLEAVIAQLEAPLLVTGGEGDWPVPVWAPPAEELTVTAARGLRPAPVAVDGSDACSVFFTSGSTGTPKGVVSRHENVVRLFDGDDFYAELGPGTVMPQTAPPTWDGFALDCWSMLLTGGRTVLLDETVLVPRTLRALIAEEGVNAAFMTTQLFNMLVTTDVGAFAGMKWLSIGGERAAPTRVRAFLAEHPGIRLLNVYGPVECGAVVTGHPVRPEDCDDPAGIPLGRALAHTDVYVLDGTRVCAPGESGELCLGGPGLARGYLGDPALTAEAFVTVEIDGRAQRLYRTGDLGHRSASGVFHYTGRGDRQIKVRGHRIEPAEVERAVERVATVTGAAVVPMPKPDGSYHGLALFYTRGEGGTGPEALRERLVTLLPEYLVPRRVHLLDEFPQLANGKVDRRALAARVRPAHDRPETAQEAFEGTAALVADGFASVLDLDRVPGDVSFFELGGSSLEAARLCQHLDAVLGAAVQPSQIFRTPSVRRLAAWLDATDRSARAADAPVPGLAPGEILLPPEQSGFLFAAAHDKDGLGGLCRMTWWLGGPVDLEALTAAVGDVHRRHQALHARYLIRNNEIGYAVVPERPAEAEVIRLPDAADEGAAATAWLAAAFTPLAVREARVWRCAAVRAKDTGRTLFGLVAHHVAFDGASETVLARDLSLAYAARLAGRAPAFAAPAPTLAEVSADHRRAISRVDLAAQAEYWEDQLELQEPLELPGRADNDVNAGPGYSPTGTVTRAELVRWDERARALGTTRFALLAAQFGLVLRELTGQADIAVKVPVARRGSEVLAGAVTCRVDLLFLRFWPPHKDDGSGLLEQAVTHVDEALAAQETGGARLSRTVVLTGGGESLRPMPSFLMQDDPDPLLELAHCTAELSRIGAPTMFTELELDVRTTADGALITASVRTDRIPAEIADRVVTAYAECLRRGPGARAEAPAASLTSKDASCVY, encoded by the coding sequence ATGACCGTACTCCTTGAGCCCACGACGGCGACGCGCGCCTTCGTGCGGGGCGCCACGATGCACGGCCTGTTCCAGGACGCGGCCCGCCGCTTCCCCGAGGCGATCGCCGTCTCCCACCGCGGGGCGGGCGTCTCCTACCGCGAGCTCGACGCCGCATCCGACGGGTACGCGGCGCTGCTCCAGGCCCGCGGTGTGCGCCCGGGGCACCTGGTGCCGGTGCTCATGGAGCGCGGCACCCCGCTGATCGCGGTGCTGCTCGCGCTGTTCAAGTGCGGGGCCGCCTATTCGTTCCTGGACGCCCGGTGGCCCGTCGACCGGCTCGAGGCGGTGATCGCTCAGCTCGAAGCGCCGCTCCTGGTGACCGGCGGGGAGGGCGACTGGCCGGTGCCCGTGTGGGCGCCGCCCGCCGAGGAGCTGACCGTCACCGCGGCGCGCGGTCTGAGGCCGGCGCCGGTCGCGGTGGACGGCTCGGACGCCTGCTCGGTGTTCTTCACCTCCGGCTCCACCGGCACCCCCAAGGGCGTGGTGTCCCGCCACGAGAACGTGGTGCGCCTCTTCGACGGCGACGACTTCTACGCCGAGCTCGGCCCCGGCACCGTGATGCCGCAGACCGCCCCGCCGACCTGGGACGGCTTCGCCCTCGACTGCTGGAGCATGCTCCTGACCGGCGGCCGGACCGTGCTCCTCGACGAGACGGTGCTGGTGCCGCGCACCCTGCGCGCGCTGATAGCCGAGGAGGGCGTGAACGCGGCGTTCATGACGACACAGCTCTTCAACATGCTGGTCACCACCGACGTGGGGGCCTTCGCGGGGATGAAGTGGCTGTCCATCGGCGGCGAGCGGGCCGCCCCGACGCGGGTGCGCGCCTTCCTCGCCGAACACCCCGGCATCCGGCTCCTGAACGTGTACGGGCCCGTGGAGTGCGGGGCGGTCGTCACCGGGCACCCGGTGCGCCCCGAGGACTGCGACGACCCGGCGGGCATCCCGCTCGGCCGCGCGCTCGCGCACACCGATGTGTACGTCCTGGACGGCACCCGGGTGTGCGCCCCGGGCGAGAGCGGGGAGCTGTGCCTGGGCGGCCCGGGCCTGGCCCGCGGCTACCTCGGCGACCCCGCGCTCACCGCGGAGGCCTTCGTCACGGTGGAGATCGACGGGCGGGCCCAACGCCTGTACCGCACGGGCGACTTGGGCCACCGTTCGGCGTCGGGCGTCTTCCACTACACCGGCCGCGGCGACCGCCAGATCAAGGTCCGGGGCCATCGGATCGAGCCCGCCGAGGTGGAGCGCGCCGTGGAGCGGGTGGCGACGGTGACCGGCGCCGCGGTCGTGCCGATGCCCAAGCCCGACGGCTCCTACCACGGGCTCGCCCTGTTCTACACGCGCGGCGAGGGCGGCACGGGGCCCGAGGCGCTGCGCGAGCGGCTCGTCACCCTCCTTCCCGAGTATCTGGTGCCCCGGCGCGTCCATCTCCTGGACGAGTTCCCGCAGTTGGCGAACGGCAAGGTCGACCGGCGTGCGCTGGCCGCCAGGGTCCGCCCGGCCCACGACCGGCCCGAGACGGCGCAGGAAGCGTTCGAGGGCACGGCGGCGCTCGTCGCCGACGGGTTCGCCTCGGTGCTCGACCTGGACCGGGTGCCGGGCGATGTGTCGTTCTTCGAGCTCGGCGGCAGCTCCCTGGAGGCGGCCCGCCTGTGCCAGCACCTGGACGCGGTGCTCGGCGCGGCCGTCCAGCCCTCGCAGATCTTCCGCACCCCGAGCGTGCGCCGGCTCGCCGCCTGGCTGGACGCCACCGACCGCTCCGCCCGGGCCGCCGACGCACCCGTACCGGGGCTCGCGCCCGGCGAGATCCTGCTGCCGCCCGAGCAGTCCGGGTTCCTGTTCGCCGCCGCCCACGACAAGGACGGACTCGGCGGGCTGTGCCGGATGACCTGGTGGCTCGGGGGTCCGGTCGACCTGGAGGCCCTCACGGCCGCCGTCGGCGACGTCCACCGGCGCCATCAGGCCCTGCACGCGCGGTACTTGATCCGTAACAACGAGATCGGGTACGCGGTGGTGCCGGAGCGGCCCGCCGAGGCCGAGGTGATCCGGCTGCCGGACGCCGCGGACGAGGGGGCCGCGGCCACCGCCTGGCTGGCGGCGGCGTTCACCCCGCTCGCCGTCCGCGAGGCACGGGTGTGGCGGTGCGCCGCCGTACGCGCGAAGGACACCGGGCGCACCCTGTTCGGCCTGGTCGCCCACCATGTCGCCTTCGACGGGGCGTCCGAGACGGTGCTCGCCCGCGATCTGTCGCTGGCCTACGCCGCCCGGCTCGCGGGCCGCGCCCCCGCCTTCGCGGCGCCGGCGCCGACCCTCGCCGAGGTGTCCGCCGACCACCGCCGGGCGATCTCCCGGGTGGATCTTGCGGCGCAGGCCGAGTACTGGGAGGACCAGCTGGAACTCCAGGAGCCCCTGGAGCTGCCGGGCCGCGCCGACAACGACGTCAACGCCGGACCCGGCTACTCCCCTACAGGGACCGTGACCCGGGCCGAACTGGTCCGCTGGGACGAGCGGGCCCGCGCCCTCGGCACCACCCGCTTCGCCCTGCTCGCCGCCCAATTCGGCCTGGTGCTCAGGGAGTTGACGGGACAGGCGGACATCGCGGTGAAGGTCCCGGTGGCGCGGCGGGGCAGTGAGGTGCTCGCCGGCGCCGTCACCTGCCGGGTCGATCTGCTGTTCCTGCGCTTCTGGCCGCCGCACAAGGACGACGGCTCGGGACTGCTCGAACAGGCGGTCACCCATGTCGACGAGGCGCTGGCCGCCCAGGAGACCGGCGGCGCCCGCCTCTCGCGCACCGTGGTGCTGACCGGCGGCGGCGAGTCGCTGCGCCCGATGCCCAGCTTCCTGATGCAGGACGACCCGGACCCGCTCCTCGAACTCGCCCACTGCACCGCCGAGTTGTCGCGCATCGGCGCACCCACCATGTTCACCGAGCTGGAGCTGGATGTCCGCACCACCGCGGACGGCGCCCTGATCACCGCCTCGGTACGCACCGACCGGATACCGGCCGAGATCGCCGACCGGGTGGTGACCGCCTACGCCGAGTGCCTGCGCCGCGGCCCCGGCGCCCGGGCCGAAGCCCCCGCCGCCTCCCTCACCTCCAAGGACGCCTCATGCGTGTACTGA
- a CDS encoding phosphopantetheine-binding protein gives MTTTDVSWDAGFEQLLTSVLPRVTSPLDPALDLKAVGLDSMATIELLVRLEDQYDLEIPEGQLTGATFATPGALWAVLAAQRAGARA, from the coding sequence ATGACCACCACTGACGTCTCGTGGGACGCCGGCTTCGAGCAGCTGCTGACCTCGGTCCTGCCGCGTGTCACGAGCCCGCTGGATCCCGCGCTCGACCTGAAGGCCGTCGGCCTCGACTCGATGGCCACGATCGAGCTTCTGGTCCGTCTTGAGGACCAGTACGACCTGGAGATTCCCGAGGGTCAGCTCACCGGCGCGACCTTCGCGACTCCGGGGGCGCTGTGGGCGGTCCTCGCCGCGCAGCGCGCCGGCGCCCGCGCCTGA
- a CDS encoding nucleotide disphospho-sugar-binding domain-containing protein codes for MRVLFVGHGPAHVPWIIPLAWACRLAGHEVRVAVRPQCVAPVTRAGLVAVPVGDEAAAGAVAARQLGLGPGRLKAADASATVLDADLSEALIEKMIAVADTLTDDLVDFARFWRPDIVVHDTAAAAGLVAAAAVKVPAVGHTWGVSLGVHCESEADLRPSYARLFERFGVEPVVGPSVWIDPCPPGLRPPHGVRRADMRYVPFAGPAALPGWLRSERPSGRPLVCVTGGVTTSALDEVRDHVIRSLLALDTDVVLAVTPEQAANTGQLPDGVRMVESFPLDVLLAHCDALVHHGGVGSGLIAVTHGLPQLLLPRNAFQEHWSDLVRASGAGTALPADAEEGAVGTAVQDLLTRPSYRERSRALRAETDRMPTPDRLVGFLEECVRAGRTDVPTPEERGRR; via the coding sequence ATGCGCGTGTTGTTCGTGGGGCACGGCCCGGCCCATGTCCCCTGGATCATCCCGCTCGCCTGGGCCTGCCGCCTTGCGGGCCACGAGGTACGGGTGGCGGTGCGACCCCAGTGCGTGGCGCCCGTGACCCGGGCCGGTCTGGTGGCCGTGCCCGTCGGCGACGAGGCGGCGGCCGGCGCGGTCGCCGCCCGCCAACTGGGCCTGGGACCCGGCCGGTTGAAGGCTGCGGACGCCTCCGCGACCGTCCTGGACGCCGATCTGAGCGAGGCGCTCATCGAGAAGATGATCGCCGTCGCGGACACCCTCACCGACGACCTCGTCGACTTCGCCCGCTTCTGGCGTCCGGACATCGTGGTGCACGACACCGCCGCCGCCGCGGGCCTGGTGGCCGCCGCCGCCGTGAAGGTCCCGGCCGTCGGACACACCTGGGGCGTCTCGCTGGGCGTGCACTGCGAGAGCGAGGCGGATCTGCGCCCCTCCTACGCCCGGCTCTTCGAACGCTTCGGCGTCGAGCCCGTGGTGGGCCCCTCGGTGTGGATCGACCCCTGCCCGCCGGGACTGCGCCCGCCGCACGGGGTGCGCCGCGCCGACATGCGTTACGTCCCCTTCGCCGGCCCGGCCGCACTGCCCGGATGGCTGCGCTCGGAGCGCCCCTCGGGCCGGCCGCTGGTGTGTGTCACCGGCGGGGTGACCACCTCCGCCCTGGACGAGGTGCGCGACCACGTGATCCGCTCACTGCTCGCCCTCGACACCGACGTCGTGCTCGCCGTCACCCCCGAGCAGGCCGCGAACACCGGCCAACTCCCGGACGGCGTACGGATGGTGGAGTCCTTCCCGCTGGACGTGCTGCTCGCGCACTGCGACGCGCTCGTCCACCACGGCGGCGTCGGCAGCGGTCTCATCGCCGTCACCCACGGCCTTCCCCAGCTGCTATTGCCGCGCAACGCCTTCCAGGAGCACTGGTCGGATCTGGTGCGCGCGTCCGGTGCGGGCACCGCGCTGCCCGCCGACGCCGAGGAGGGCGCGGTCGGCACGGCCGTCCAGGACCTGTTGACCCGGCCCTCCTACCGCGAGCGGTCCCGGGCGCTGCGCGCGGAGACCGACCGGATGCCCACCCCCGACCGGCTCGTGGGCTTCCTGGAGGAGTGCGTGAGAGCCGGTCGCACCGACGTACCCACACCTGAGGAGAGAGGAAGACGATGA
- a CDS encoding MFS transporter, which yields MSTDVTAGAASGTATEKPAALKEAKEAKEKKPNPYGMSDVKVLVFIACAMAIMTLALLDGSIISSAVLPIVRDLDPAHGIDRFPWLITAYLLAATAAQPLYGRLSDSYGPRRVYLAALATFLAGSALCATAGSLTQLIVFRAVQGLGGGGLMSMTLIVIATLYPPKSRAGRSNAGGALIAAGIIAGPMIGGPLSENLSWRWIFLFNVPVAGLALVGVAWALRLPVKGTRQKVDILGSVLIAAATCALLLGVKEYGESHSFSGPVLPYFYGGVLMAGGFVTRQLKAADPLMPLTLFKDKVFRPAAILQFVGGFALLSLPVFFINYLNIVRGVSLDAVGLHLIPLAVGVVLVFLGWGKFIARTGKCKSVLVATTATATASVAGLGLTVTDAPVWQLDVLLLLLGVGLGGVTSIALFMTQSAASADQLGVVTTTSRFATMLGTTIGGTVLGAVLSARFASAAGASGIKDPDTAAAQLAGLDAIHRHLVRDAFAHATSTLLLTAAGLLLIALVTALVMKDVDVNALAAAAEAEADQPTGATPSRLNRLNRLNRPNQLNRLNGLNRLSRPKRPPERPRRTTTMRVLMLSTPFPTHFTPMVPLAWALRGAGHEVTVAAQPDVTDAARAAGISAVDIGDRFHGLDVLQRHLPDGVRPLELMGPTPPEKMAGTTKLWETHARYLVSSYLEFARGWGPDLIVSEQMELAGQLVAGALGIPSVQHRWGVDPLSGPSRASARNFLYGTAERLGLDGLPDPTLLLDPCPPALRHPSAAPGAPIGYVPFNGTGTVPDWLHQPAADGVRRVVVCLGRQTLVLNGTGLYRSIIAAFEGLENVEGVVTADAAFHAGFGQLPANVKVVEPVPLNLFLRDCDAVIHHGGANTTLTACSFGLPQVVLPQIVDQFASAELLAAAGAARVLGEAAPQNDSAQVREAIRDVLDDPRYLKCAGELGADMAEMPSPAGVVGDLERLVAAA from the coding sequence GTGAGCACCGACGTGACCGCCGGAGCCGCCAGCGGCACGGCGACGGAGAAACCGGCCGCCCTCAAGGAGGCCAAGGAGGCCAAGGAGAAGAAGCCGAACCCGTACGGCATGAGCGACGTCAAGGTCCTGGTGTTCATCGCCTGCGCCATGGCCATCATGACGCTGGCCCTGCTCGACGGTTCGATCATCTCCTCGGCCGTCCTGCCCATCGTGCGCGACCTCGACCCCGCGCACGGCATCGACCGCTTCCCCTGGCTGATCACCGCGTATCTGCTGGCCGCGACGGCCGCGCAGCCGCTGTACGGCCGGCTCAGCGACAGCTACGGGCCGCGCCGGGTCTACCTCGCGGCGCTCGCCACCTTCCTCGCCGGTTCCGCGCTGTGCGCGACCGCGGGCTCCCTCACCCAGCTCATCGTCTTCCGCGCGGTCCAGGGGCTCGGCGGCGGCGGCCTGATGAGCATGACCCTGATCGTGATCGCCACCCTGTACCCGCCCAAGTCGCGGGCCGGGCGCTCCAACGCGGGCGGCGCGCTCATCGCGGCCGGCATCATCGCCGGGCCGATGATCGGCGGGCCGCTCAGCGAGAACCTGTCCTGGCGCTGGATCTTCCTGTTCAACGTGCCGGTCGCCGGTCTCGCGCTGGTGGGCGTGGCGTGGGCGCTGCGGCTCCCGGTGAAGGGCACCCGGCAGAAGGTCGACATCCTCGGCTCGGTCCTCATCGCGGCCGCCACCTGCGCGCTGCTGCTCGGGGTCAAGGAGTACGGCGAGTCCCACTCGTTCTCCGGCCCGGTACTGCCCTACTTCTACGGCGGCGTGCTGATGGCCGGCGGCTTCGTGACCCGGCAGCTGAAGGCGGCCGACCCGCTGATGCCGCTCACCCTGTTCAAGGACAAGGTGTTCCGGCCCGCCGCGATCCTCCAGTTCGTGGGCGGCTTCGCCCTGCTGTCCCTGCCGGTGTTCTTCATCAACTATCTGAACATCGTGCGGGGCGTCTCCCTGGACGCCGTGGGCCTGCACCTGATCCCGCTGGCCGTCGGCGTCGTCCTGGTCTTCCTCGGCTGGGGCAAGTTCATCGCGCGTACCGGCAAGTGCAAGTCGGTCCTGGTGGCGACGACGGCGACGGCGACGGCCTCGGTCGCCGGGCTCGGCCTGACCGTGACCGACGCGCCCGTCTGGCAACTCGACGTCCTGCTCCTGCTGCTCGGCGTGGGCCTCGGCGGGGTCACCTCGATCGCCCTGTTCATGACCCAATCGGCGGCCTCCGCCGACCAGTTGGGCGTGGTCACCACCACCTCGCGGTTCGCCACCATGCTGGGCACCACCATCGGCGGCACGGTACTCGGAGCGGTACTCAGCGCCCGCTTCGCCTCGGCCGCGGGAGCCTCGGGCATCAAGGACCCGGACACCGCCGCGGCTCAGCTCGCCGGGCTCGACGCGATCCACCGCCACCTGGTGCGGGACGCCTTCGCCCACGCCACGTCCACGCTGCTCCTGACGGCCGCCGGGCTCCTGCTGATCGCCCTGGTGACGGCCCTGGTCATGAAGGACGTCGATGTGAACGCGCTGGCCGCGGCGGCCGAGGCCGAGGCCGACCAGCCCACCGGCGCCACCCCGAGCCGGCTGAACCGGCTGAATCGGCTGAACCGGCCGAATCAGCTGAATCGGCTGAACGGGCTGAACCGGCTGAGCCGACCGAAGAGACCCCCCGAACGTCCGAGGAGGACGACGACGATGCGCGTACTGATGCTGAGCACCCCCTTCCCCACCCACTTCACCCCCATGGTGCCGCTGGCCTGGGCGCTGAGGGGAGCGGGTCACGAGGTGACGGTCGCCGCGCAGCCTGACGTCACCGACGCGGCCCGCGCCGCCGGGATCTCGGCCGTCGACATCGGCGACCGCTTCCACGGCCTGGACGTCCTTCAGCGTCATCTCCCCGACGGCGTACGCCCGTTGGAGCTGATGGGGCCGACCCCGCCGGAGAAGATGGCGGGCACGACCAAGCTCTGGGAGACCCACGCCCGCTACCTGGTGAGCTCCTACCTGGAGTTCGCCCGGGGGTGGGGCCCCGACCTGATCGTCTCGGAGCAGATGGAACTGGCGGGCCAACTCGTCGCCGGCGCGCTCGGCATCCCCTCGGTGCAGCACCGCTGGGGCGTCGACCCGCTGAGCGGCCCCTCGCGCGCCTCGGCCCGCAACTTTCTGTACGGGACCGCCGAGCGGCTCGGCCTGGACGGGCTGCCCGACCCGACCCTGCTCCTCGACCCGTGCCCGCCCGCGCTGCGCCACCCGAGCGCGGCGCCGGGCGCGCCCATCGGCTACGTCCCGTTCAACGGCACCGGCACCGTGCCCGACTGGCTGCATCAGCCGGCCGCGGACGGGGTGCGCCGCGTGGTGGTGTGCCTGGGCCGCCAGACCCTCGTCCTCAACGGCACCGGCCTGTACCGCTCGATCATCGCGGCGTTCGAGGGCCTGGAGAACGTCGAGGGGGTGGTGACCGCGGACGCCGCCTTCCATGCGGGCTTCGGTCAACTCCCCGCCAACGTAAAGGTGGTGGAGCCGGTCCCGCTCAACCTCTTCCTGCGGGACTGCGACGCCGTCATCCACCACGGGGGCGCGAACACGACCCTCACGGCGTGCTCGTTCGGCCTGCCCCAGGTGGTGCTGCCGCAGATCGTCGACCAGTTCGCCTCGGCGGAACTCCTCGCCGCGGCCGGCGCCGCGCGGGTCCTCGGCGAAGCGGCCCCGCAGAACGACTCTGCCCAGGTGCGCGAGGCGATCCGGGACGTGCTGGATGATCCGCGGTACCTGAAGTGTGCGGGGGAATTGGGGGCGGACATGGCGGAGATGCCGAGTCCGGCGGGGGTGGTGGGGGATCTGGAGCGGCTCGTGGCGGCGGCCTGA